A genomic window from Flavobacterium sp. I3-2 includes:
- the argG gene encoding argininosuccinate synthase translates to MSKKKVVLAFSGGLDTSFCCIYLAQDLNLEVHSVVVNTGGFDEAELKQIEDRALSLGVASHNVIDETTNYYNDSIKYLIFGNVLKNATYPLSVSAERVCQATAIANYAKKIGAECVAHGSTGAGNDQVRFDMIFEILVPNVEVITPIRDLKLSREAEIEYLHKHGVEVNAEKAKYSINKGLWGTSVGGKETLTSNQYLPEESWPTPISKTGTEQVTIDFVKGEPVALNGETMTSVEVIQKLQDLAQPYGVGRDIHVGDTIIGIKGRVGFEAAGPIIIVKAHHTLEKHVLTKWQLSWKDQLGAFYGNFLHEGQFHDPVMRDIEAFLQSSQETVNGRVIVQLQPNYFTVIGIESENDLMSSKFGTYGEMNNSWTGDDVKGFSKIFGNQVSIWHKVNNK, encoded by the coding sequence ATGAGTAAAAAGAAAGTTGTTTTGGCATTCAGTGGAGGTTTAGATACTTCATTTTGCTGCATCTATTTAGCACAAGATTTAAATTTAGAAGTACATTCTGTGGTTGTTAACACAGGTGGTTTCGATGAAGCAGAATTAAAACAAATCGAAGATAGGGCTTTAAGTTTAGGTGTTGCTTCTCATAATGTGATTGATGAAACAACAAATTATTACAACGATAGTATTAAATACTTAATATTCGGAAACGTTCTTAAAAATGCAACGTATCCTTTATCTGTAAGTGCTGAGCGAGTTTGCCAAGCAACAGCTATTGCAAATTATGCAAAGAAAATCGGTGCTGAATGTGTAGCTCACGGTTCTACAGGAGCAGGAAATGACCAAGTACGTTTTGATATGATTTTCGAAATTTTAGTTCCGAATGTAGAAGTAATCACTCCAATTCGTGATTTAAAATTATCTCGTGAAGCGGAAATTGAATATTTACACAAACATGGAGTTGAAGTAAATGCTGAAAAAGCTAAATATTCTATCAACAAAGGTCTTTGGGGAACTTCGGTAGGAGGTAAAGAAACCTTAACTTCTAATCAATATTTACCTGAAGAATCTTGGCCAACTCCAATTTCTAAAACAGGAACTGAGCAAGTTACAATCGATTTCGTAAAAGGTGAGCCTGTTGCTTTAAATGGTGAAACAATGACTTCTGTTGAGGTGATTCAAAAATTACAAGATTTAGCTCAACCTTACGGTGTTGGTCGTGATATTCATGTTGGTGATACGATTATTGGTATTAAAGGGCGTGTTGGTTTTGAAGCTGCTGGACCAATCATTATTGTAAAAGCGCATCATACATTAGAGAAACATGTGTTAACAAAATGGCAATTATCTTGGAAAGACCAATTAGGCGCTTTCTATGGTAACTTCTTACATGAAGGACAATTCCACGACCCAGTGATGAGAGATATTGAAGCTTTCTTACAATCATCTCAGGAAACGGTAAACGGACGTGTAATTGTTCAATTACAACCAAACTATTTCACAGTTATTGGTATTGAATCTGAAAACGATTTAATGTCGAGCAAATTTGGTACTTACGGTGAAATGAATAACTCTTGGACAGGCGATGACGTAAAAGGATTCTCGAAAATTTTTGGAAACCAAGTTTCAATTTGGCATAAAGTAAACAACAAATAG
- a CDS encoding DUF6427 family protein — protein sequence MLTNLFSKSRPINYFLIITALLFVYLINLLTDFSWLTNNYSLVRQIGVFVTLGLTVFAVQFITYKNGLANGNFYTLFFYTAFLILFSTILDNGKVILANFFILLALRRIFSIHSLKDVKQKIFDAAFWILIASLFHFWSILFVVLLYFAILRFVSEDYRNWFIPFIALFSVSILFYTYTLYTDISFVNYWQDHAVISFDFSYFENVYQNIALAIFTSIACLFAFSQVLELRNLPISSHAIYNKILVCFLIGVAIYVLSDHKMNSLLVYTFFPLSILGANYIERLAKNWMKELTLVSVLGISIWIFITQL from the coding sequence ATGTTAACAAATCTTTTTTCTAAAAGCAGACCTATCAACTATTTTTTAATTATTACAGCTTTGTTATTTGTGTATTTAATTAATTTATTGACTGATTTTTCTTGGTTGACGAATAATTATAGTTTAGTAAGACAAATCGGAGTTTTTGTAACTTTAGGATTGACCGTTTTTGCAGTTCAATTTATCACTTACAAAAACGGATTAGCAAATGGTAATTTTTATACGCTCTTTTTTTACACAGCTTTTTTAATTCTTTTTTCAACAATACTAGATAACGGTAAAGTAATTTTAGCAAATTTTTTTATTCTACTTGCGTTGCGAAGAATTTTTTCAATTCATTCATTAAAAGATGTGAAACAAAAGATATTTGATGCAGCTTTTTGGATTTTGATTGCTTCATTATTTCATTTCTGGAGCATACTTTTTGTAGTTTTACTTTATTTTGCCATTTTAAGATTTGTATCTGAAGATTATAGAAATTGGTTTATACCATTTATCGCTTTGTTTTCAGTGAGTATTTTGTTTTATACGTACACTTTATATACTGATATTTCTTTTGTTAACTATTGGCAAGACCATGCTGTAATTAGTTTTGATTTTAGTTATTTCGAAAATGTATATCAAAATATTGCATTAGCTATTTTTACTTCTATTGCTTGTTTGTTTGCTTTTTCTCAAGTTTTAGAATTGAGAAATTTACCAATAAGTTCACATGCTATTTATAATAAAATCTTGGTTTGTTTTTTAATAGGAGTTGCTATTTATGTTTTATCAGACCATAAAATGAACAGCTTATTAGTTTATACATTTTTTCCACTATCAATTCTTGGAGCAAATTATATAGAACGCTTAGCAAAGAATTGGATGAAAGAATTAACCTTGGTAAGCGTTCTTGGAATTAGTATTTGGATTTTTATTACTCAATTATAA
- a CDS encoding GNAT family N-acetyltransferase → MNKPSDFIIIPANESHMGFAEQICDEMFESAKARGTGIARRKPEYVANKMKEGKSVIALHKDGRWAGFCYIETWSHGNYVANSGLIVNPEFRKCGLAKSIKNGVFKLSREKYPDAKVFGLTTGLAVMKINSDLGYEPVPYSELTQDEEFWKGCTSCVNFQILQSKERKNCLCTAMLWDPVEKEKELKRKIEEKTKAKERLKNMQKKSSLLKRLVMKLKGNKIVTLFV, encoded by the coding sequence ATGAATAAACCATCGGATTTTATTATCATACCTGCGAATGAATCGCATATGGGTTTCGCAGAACAAATCTGCGATGAAATGTTTGAATCTGCAAAAGCGCGCGGTACGGGAATTGCTCGTAGAAAACCTGAGTACGTTGCAAACAAAATGAAAGAAGGAAAATCGGTTATCGCACTTCATAAAGATGGTCGTTGGGCTGGTTTTTGTTATATAGAAACTTGGAGTCATGGAAATTACGTGGCTAATTCTGGATTGATTGTAAATCCTGAATTTAGAAAATGTGGTTTAGCTAAATCTATTAAAAACGGAGTTTTTAAGTTATCACGTGAGAAATATCCAGACGCAAAAGTTTTTGGTCTTACAACAGGTTTGGCGGTTATGAAAATCAATTCCGATTTAGGTTACGAACCAGTTCCTTATTCTGAATTAACGCAAGACGAGGAATTCTGGAAAGGATGTACTTCTTGTGTAAACTTCCAAATTTTACAAAGCAAAGAACGTAAAAATTGTTTATGTACCGCAATGCTTTGGGATCCGGTTGAAAAAGAAAAAGAGTTAAAACGCAAAATCGAAGAAAAAACAAAAGCGAAAGAGCGTTTGAAAAATATGCAAAAAAAATCTTCATTACTAAAACGATTGGTTATGAAGCTTAAAGGAAATAAAATCGTTACATTATTTGTATAA
- a CDS encoding GNAT family N-acetyltransferase: MTIKTYQSYNFPFELKREIVDFLYTHLEQFGDDKEVITKALNYIVDKGGHLVLCLEKDEIVGAAVINHTHMDSYIPENILVYLATDLNRRRTGIGTLIMTEVLDVCRGNILLRIDADNPAIKLYEKFGFKNPYLEMVLKR, from the coding sequence ATGACAATAAAAACTTACCAATCGTATAATTTTCCTTTTGAATTAAAGAGAGAAATTGTAGATTTCCTTTACACACATCTTGAACAATTTGGCGATGATAAGGAAGTAATCACTAAAGCATTAAATTACATTGTTGACAAAGGCGGACATTTGGTTTTATGCCTTGAAAAAGATGAAATAGTTGGAGCTGCAGTGATTAATCACACACACATGGATAGCTATATTCCAGAAAATATTTTAGTTTATTTAGCTACAGATTTAAATCGAAGAAGAACGGGTATTGGAACCTTAATTATGACTGAAGTTTTAGACGTTTGCAGAGGAAATATTCTATTGAGAATTGACGCAGATAATCCGGCAATTAAACTTTATGAAAAATTTGGATTCAAAAATCCGTATTTAGAGATGGTTTTAAAGAGATAA
- a CDS encoding aspartate aminotransferase family protein — translation MKLFDVYPVNAIEIQKGQGSYVFDANGTKYLDLYGGHAVISIGHTNPHYVNRLTEQLQNLGFYSNSIEIPIQKQLASLLGEVSGKTNYQLFLCNSGAEANENALKLASFYNNRKKIVAFKNAFHGRTSLAVAATDNPKIVAPVNETDNVVFLPFNDETALEKAFADFGNEISSVIIESIQGVGGIQLATDFFLQKIRTLTTQYNAVFIADEVQCGYGRSGKFYAQDYSGVEADIYTMAKGMGNGFPIGGISISEKFIPWHGELGTTFGGNHLACAAALSVLEVIKKDNLMANALEVGNYLMNELKGFDKITEVRGKGLMIGIDLPMELKAVKDNLLFENKIFTGYAAPNVIRLLPALNVSKVEADIFLEALKGQLNKY, via the coding sequence ATGAAATTATTTGATGTATATCCGGTAAATGCCATCGAAATTCAAAAAGGACAAGGGTCTTATGTTTTCGATGCAAACGGAACAAAATATTTAGATTTATATGGTGGTCATGCGGTGATTTCAATCGGTCACACTAATCCACATTATGTAAACAGATTAACAGAACAATTACAAAATTTAGGTTTCTATTCAAACTCAATTGAAATTCCTATCCAAAAACAATTAGCTTCTTTGTTAGGAGAAGTTTCTGGTAAAACAAATTACCAATTGTTTTTATGTAATTCAGGTGCAGAAGCAAATGAAAACGCGTTAAAATTAGCATCGTTCTACAACAATCGTAAAAAAATCGTCGCTTTTAAAAATGCATTTCACGGACGTACTTCATTAGCAGTTGCAGCAACCGATAATCCAAAAATTGTTGCGCCAGTTAACGAAACCGACAATGTAGTTTTTTTACCATTTAATGATGAAACAGCTTTAGAAAAAGCATTTGCCGATTTTGGCAACGAAATTTCTTCTGTAATTATTGAAAGTATCCAAGGAGTTGGTGGAATTCAATTAGCTACAGATTTTTTTTTACAAAAAATCAGAACTTTAACTACGCAGTACAATGCTGTTTTTATTGCAGATGAGGTTCAGTGTGGTTACGGTCGTTCAGGTAAATTCTACGCACAAGATTATTCAGGTGTTGAAGCTGATATTTACACTATGGCAAAAGGAATGGGGAATGGTTTCCCGATTGGTGGAATTTCTATTTCTGAAAAATTTATTCCGTGGCATGGTGAGTTAGGTACAACTTTTGGTGGTAATCATTTAGCATGTGCTGCGGCATTGTCGGTTTTAGAAGTTATCAAAAAAGATAATTTAATGGCAAATGCTTTAGAAGTTGGAAATTACTTAATGAACGAATTAAAGGGTTTCGATAAAATTACTGAAGTTCGTGGTAAAGGTTTAATGATTGGAATTGATTTACCAATGGAATTAAAAGCGGTAAAAGATAATTTATTATTCGAAAATAAAATCTTTACTGGTTATGCAGCTCCAAACGTTATTCGTTTATTACCTGCATTAAACGTATCGAAAGTAGAAGCAGATATCTTCTTAGAAGCTTTAAAAGGACAATTAAATAAGTATTAG
- the upp gene encoding uracil phosphoribosyltransferase: MNIHYISEQNSILNHFLAQLRDVNIQKDSMRFRKNIERIGEIMAYELSKTLPYQEVAIQTPLGIKNTTTIKDNVVLCSILRAGLALHTGFMNFFDDAENGFVSASRIHGNKEIKVEYQAAPSFEGKHLLLLDPMLATGHSLVAVYNKLLTEETPKEIHICVVIAAPEGIKYLQENLPDYCHLWVATLDDGLNENNYIIPGLGDAGDLAYGEKL, translated from the coding sequence ATGAACATTCATTATATCTCAGAACAGAACAGCATCTTAAATCACTTTTTAGCGCAACTACGCGACGTAAATATTCAAAAAGACAGCATGCGCTTTCGTAAAAACATTGAACGAATTGGTGAAATTATGGCTTACGAATTAAGTAAAACATTACCATATCAAGAAGTTGCTATTCAAACTCCATTAGGAATTAAAAACACAACGACGATAAAAGACAATGTGGTTTTATGTTCGATTTTACGAGCTGGATTGGCACTTCATACTGGATTTATGAACTTTTTTGATGATGCTGAAAACGGATTTGTATCTGCATCTCGAATTCATGGAAACAAAGAAATCAAAGTAGAATATCAGGCAGCACCATCGTTTGAAGGAAAACATTTATTATTACTTGACCCAATGTTAGCAACCGGGCATTCGTTAGTAGCAGTTTACAACAAATTGTTAACAGAAGAAACTCCAAAAGAAATTCATATTTGCGTGGTAATTGCAGCACCAGAAGGAATTAAATATCTTCAAGAAAACCTTCCGGATTACTGTCATTTATGGGTTGCAACTTTAGACGACGGTTTAAACGAAAACAATTACATCATTCCAGGTTTGGGTGATGCGGGAGATTTGGCTTACGGCGAAAAATTATAA
- the argC gene encoding N-acetyl-gamma-glutamyl-phosphate reductase: protein MRKVKVGVIGGAGYTGGELLRILVNHPNAEITFVHSNSNAGNPLYKVHTDLIGETDLLFTNQVSQDIDVLFLCVGHGDAKKFLDANPFNEGVKIIDLSQDHRLVANANGFIYGLAEMNHEQIKTANYIANPGCFATAIQLALLPLATANLLNDDIHINAITGSTGAGQGLSTSSHFSWRNNNISVYKAFEHQHLNEIGESLVSLQPNFKQEIDFIPQRGDFSRGIFASVYMKSDLSEEDAVKLYQEYYQDHPFTFVSATNIDLKQVVNTNKCLLYVKKHGNKLAIFSVIDNLLKGASGQAVQNMNLMFGLEETAGLKLKAVVF from the coding sequence ATGAGGAAAGTAAAAGTAGGAGTTATTGGAGGTGCAGGTTATACAGGCGGAGAGTTATTACGTATTTTAGTAAATCATCCAAATGCTGAAATTACGTTTGTACATAGTAACAGTAACGCTGGAAATCCGTTATATAAAGTACATACCGATTTAATTGGCGAAACCGATTTATTGTTTACCAATCAAGTTTCACAAGATATAGATGTTTTGTTTTTATGTGTAGGACATGGTGATGCTAAGAAATTCTTAGATGCCAATCCGTTTAATGAAGGCGTTAAAATTATCGATTTAAGTCAAGACCATCGTTTGGTAGCTAATGCAAACGGATTTATTTATGGTTTAGCAGAAATGAATCACGAGCAAATTAAAACAGCTAATTATATTGCAAATCCAGGTTGTTTTGCAACAGCTATTCAATTGGCATTATTGCCTTTAGCGACTGCAAATTTATTGAATGATGATATTCATATCAATGCCATTACAGGTTCTACTGGTGCAGGTCAAGGATTAAGTACTTCTTCACATTTTAGTTGGAGAAACAATAATATCTCGGTTTATAAAGCATTCGAACATCAACATTTAAATGAAATTGGAGAAAGTTTAGTTTCATTGCAACCAAATTTTAAACAAGAGATTGATTTTATTCCACAACGTGGCGATTTCTCAAGAGGGATTTTTGCTTCGGTTTATATGAAATCTGATTTATCTGAAGAAGATGCTGTAAAATTATACCAAGAATATTATCAAGATCATCCGTTTACATTTGTATCTGCAACTAATATCGATTTAAAACAAGTAGTAAATACCAACAAATGTTTGTTGTACGTGAAAAAACACGGAAACAAATTGGCTATTTTCTCTGTAATCGATAATTTATTGAAAGGAGCAAGCGGACAAGCAGTTCAGAATATGAATTTAATGTTCGGTTTAGAAGAAACTGCAGGTTTAAAATTGAAAGCTGTCGTATTCTAA
- a CDS encoding DUF6341 family protein, producing the protein MWTSLFEGLGSFFTDFLMVPFLWLSKVENANWWLGNIITFIFIIIAIIAFFYWIKQLQIFQQSGEDVQDTTAHSFLK; encoded by the coding sequence ATGTGGACATCTTTATTTGAAGGACTAGGTAGTTTTTTTACCGATTTTTTAATGGTACCTTTTTTATGGTTATCTAAAGTAGAAAATGCAAACTGGTGGTTAGGTAACATCATCACGTTTATCTTTATCATTATTGCAATAATAGCTTTCTTCTACTGGATTAAACAATTACAAATTTTCCAACAAAGCGGCGAAGATGTGCAAGATACAACTGCACACTCTTTCTTAAAATAA
- a CDS encoding DUF4254 domain-containing protein has product MFAEFAFPIFEQSIADYHKFDDVYQPINNPYEKGTIEHLLYAKNWVDTVQWHYEDIIRDPQIDPIAALDLKRKIDASNQVRTDMVEYIDSYFLDKYKDVVVKAEAKINTESPAWAIDRLSILALKIYHMNEEATRETASDEHRAKCQAKLDVLLDQKNDMFASISQLIADIENGDKYMKVYKQMKMYNDDDLNPVLYQNKK; this is encoded by the coding sequence ATGTTTGCAGAATTCGCATTTCCTATATTTGAGCAAAGTATTGCTGATTATCACAAATTTGACGATGTTTATCAGCCTATTAATAATCCTTACGAAAAAGGAACAATCGAACATTTATTATACGCAAAAAACTGGGTAGATACGGTTCAATGGCATTATGAAGATATTATTCGTGACCCACAAATTGACCCAATTGCAGCTTTAGATTTAAAACGTAAAATCGATGCTTCTAACCAAGTTCGTACAGATATGGTTGAATATATCGATAGTTATTTCTTAGATAAATATAAAGATGTTGTTGTAAAAGCAGAAGCTAAAATCAACACAGAAAGTCCAGCTTGGGCAATCGACCGTTTGTCTATTTTAGCTTTGAAAATTTACCACATGAACGAAGAAGCAACTCGCGAAACTGCTTCAGATGAACATAGAGCAAAATGTCAAGCGAAATTAGACGTGTTATTAGACCAAAAAAATGACATGTTTGCTTCAATCAGTCAATTAATTGCAGACATCGAAAACGGTGACAAATACATGAAAGTGTACAAACAAATGAAAATGTACAACGACGATGATTTAAACCCTGTTTTATATCAAAACAAAAAATAG
- a CDS encoding adenine phosphoribosyltransferase, with product MKIESFIRDIQDFPKEGIGFKDITPLLNDVEARKEALKLLVEKLNGQKIDKVVGVESRGFFFGTLLAQELNAGFVPVRKPRKLPFDTFSESYELEYGSDTLEMHIDAIKPGDKVLLHDDVLATGGTAAAVCKLIERAGGEIVQCNFLMELDFLNGKDKLKGYDVQALLHY from the coding sequence ATGAAAATAGAATCATTCATCAGAGATATTCAAGATTTTCCGAAAGAAGGTATTGGATTTAAAGATATAACTCCGCTTTTAAATGATGTTGAAGCTCGTAAAGAAGCTTTGAAATTGTTGGTTGAAAAATTAAACGGACAAAAAATTGATAAAGTGGTTGGGGTTGAAAGTAGAGGCTTTTTCTTCGGAACGCTTTTAGCTCAAGAATTAAACGCAGGTTTTGTTCCGGTTCGTAAACCACGAAAATTACCGTTCGATACATTTTCGGAATCGTATGAATTAGAATATGGTTCAGATACTTTAGAAATGCATATCGATGCGATAAAACCTGGCGATAAAGTTTTGCTTCATGACGATGTTTTGGCAACCGGTGGAACAGCCGCTGCTGTTTGTAAATTGATTGAACGTGCTGGTGGAGAAATTGTACAATGTAATTTTTTAATGGAATTGGATTTCTTAAACGGAAAAGACAAATTAAAAGGTTACGACGTGCAAGCTTTGCTACATTATTAG
- a CDS encoding DUF4494 domain-containing protein — protein sequence MSAIWYECKVKYRKLDENGVQKVVSEPYLVDALSFTEAESRINTEMAAFVSEEFKIVNIKVANFAEIHHFENSDRWFKSKVSLLAYDEESGKERKTSFYLLIQANDVKEAFDNTMQVMQNTMGEFTIPAIAESPIIDVFHFFKGEEVLEEELVS from the coding sequence ATGAGCGCAATTTGGTACGAATGCAAAGTTAAATATAGAAAATTAGATGAAAATGGAGTTCAAAAAGTAGTTTCAGAACCGTATTTGGTTGATGCGCTTTCATTTACCGAAGCCGAATCAAGAATCAATACAGAAATGGCTGCTTTTGTAAGTGAAGAATTTAAAATTGTAAACATCAAAGTTGCCAATTTTGCAGAGATTCACCACTTTGAAAATTCTGACCGTTGGTTTAAATCTAAAGTTTCGCTTTTGGCTTATGATGAAGAAAGTGGTAAAGAACGTAAAACAAGTTTTTATTTGCTAATTCAAGCAAACGACGTTAAAGAAGCTTTTGATAATACCATGCAAGTAATGCAAAATACTATGGGTGAATTTACAATTCCTGCAATTGCTGAATCGCCAATCATTGATGTTTTTCATTTTTTTAAAGGTGAAGAAGTTTTAGAAGAAGAATTAGTAAGTTAA
- a CDS encoding glycosyltransferase family 9 protein, which produces MKHIVIMRLSAMGDVAMTVPVISALVSQYPEVKVTVVSRPFFKPFFSHIPNVDFFAVDLNNRHKGFLGLYRLYSDLKKLKVDYFADFHNVLRSKVVRTFFALSGTKVAFTDKGRDEKKALTRAENKVFAPVKSMVNRHLETLQKLGFNVSLQNPIFPTKPMLTEEIISKVGNKNDKWIGIAPFAQYDTKVYPKDLMEEVIRILAENKKYRIFLFGGGKKEIELLNQMQQQIDNVVVLAGKLSFQEELIVIQHLDVMLSMDSGNAHIAAMYGIPVVSLWGQTHPFAGFVPFNQSEENSLTVDRNQYPLIPMSIYGNKIIPGYEKAMRTILPETIANQINKIVK; this is translated from the coding sequence ATGAAACATATTGTAATCATGCGTTTGTCTGCAATGGGCGATGTTGCGATGACAGTTCCGGTTATTTCGGCTTTGGTTTCTCAATATCCAGAGGTAAAAGTTACTGTGGTTTCTCGTCCGTTTTTTAAACCTTTTTTTAGTCATATTCCAAATGTCGATTTTTTTGCTGTTGATTTAAATAATCGTCATAAAGGATTTTTAGGTTTATACCGATTGTATTCAGATTTAAAAAAGCTTAAGGTCGATTATTTTGCAGATTTTCATAATGTATTGCGTTCTAAAGTAGTTCGAACTTTTTTTGCTTTATCTGGAACTAAAGTTGCTTTTACAGATAAAGGGCGTGATGAGAAAAAAGCTTTAACTCGTGCAGAAAATAAAGTTTTTGCTCCTGTAAAATCTATGGTTAATCGTCATTTAGAAACCTTACAGAAATTAGGGTTTAATGTTTCGTTGCAAAATCCAATTTTTCCAACTAAACCAATGCTGACAGAAGAAATTATTTCTAAGGTTGGAAATAAAAACGATAAATGGATTGGAATTGCACCTTTTGCTCAATACGATACCAAAGTGTATCCAAAAGATTTGATGGAAGAAGTAATTCGAATTTTGGCAGAAAATAAAAAGTATCGTATCTTTTTATTTGGTGGTGGAAAGAAGGAAATTGAGTTGTTAAACCAAATGCAACAACAAATTGATAATGTTGTTGTTTTGGCTGGAAAACTTTCTTTTCAAGAAGAATTAATCGTGATTCAACATTTAGATGTCATGCTTTCTATGGATTCGGGCAATGCACATATTGCTGCTATGTACGGAATTCCGGTGGTTTCACTTTGGGGTCAAACCCATCCGTTTGCTGGTTTTGTGCCTTTTAATCAATCAGAAGAAAATTCGTTAACTGTTGACAGAAATCAATATCCGTTAATTCCAATGTCTATTTACGGAAATAAAATAATTCCGGGCTATGAAAAAGCTATGCGAACCATTTTACCTGAAACGATCGCGAATCAAATAAATAAAATTGTAAAATAA